AGGGGGAACGCGATGTGGGATGTGGTGAAGGCCGCCGGCCGGGTGGTCGTGACGGTGCTGCAGGTGCTCGCCCGCGCGCTCGACGGTCTCGGGTCGCACGGCGCGGTCGGCCCCGGCGCGGCGCCGACCCCGCCGCCCGCGAAGCGCGACGAGTACCGGCCCTAGCCGCTCGTCGCCGGGTCAGACGGCGCGAGCGCCCGCCCACTCGCGGACCGCGAGCAGACCCTCCCGCCGCCACCGCCACAACGGCGCGAACTTCGTCCCGCCGTCCTCCCATGCCTGGGCGAGCAGGGGCATGTGCCGTCGGCGTCCGACCCCCCGCCCGTCTCGCCACTCGACCGTCGCGTCGTCGAGCACGACGGCGATCGAACGACGGGGTGCTGTCCAGCTGACGAACCACCCCTGGTAGCGCAGGTGATCGTCGGTGAGCTGGACGCGCACACTGGGCGCTCGCACGGCAGCCCACGCGCCGGGCAGGGCACAGATCGCACCGGTCGCTACGATCAGGGTCTCGCCGTCCAGCGTGCCTGCGATGAGCATGGCGGCGCCGAGCCCCACGAGGAGCCAGAGCACGGTCGTCATCAAGATGACCTCCCAGCGCGGTGGCCGGACGACCGTCACGAACGGTCCCCGTCGAGGGCGTCGAGGGCGTCGAGTTCGTCGAGCGCACGGCGGGCGTCGGCGGCCCGCTCGGACTCCGGCCGAGTCCACCACTCCGGTCCCCGCTCGCCCAGGCCGTGCTTCGCCAACCCGTTGCGGTGCCGTGCGGCCGCGAGGGCGTCCTCGTCCCCGGACCGCTTCGCCTGCTTGACCGCGTTCCGCCCGCGTCCGAGGTGCGACCGGAGGGCGGCGGCGACGTCCTCGGGGATGGCCGGGTCCGTCCGGCGCCACCGTCGACCGTCGACGACGAAGAAGTGGTCGTCGGGCTCGGCGGTCATGGTCCTGAGTCTGCACCGTCGGTGGTCGGCGGTAGACAGGTGGTGATGAGCGAAGCACGCACGCGTCCGATGCTCGACGTCCGACGCATCTACGCCGAGGACGCCGCGCTCGAGCTGCCCCGCGGGCAAGAGGTGCTCGGTCGCTGGCCCGACGCCGAGATCGTCCCCGTTGCGTCGCACTGGAACATCCCCGAGGTCCACGGCGACGAACGCAACGTTCAGCGGTGGGTGCGGATCAAGACCGAGGCGCTCGTTCTCGGTGTGAAGAAGTCGCTCATCACCCGGCCGAACGGGCGCTCCGCCGACTTCATCGCCCCCTCGACGGCGAACGGCTGCGCGATGGCGTGCGCCTACTGCTACGTGCCCCGGCGCAAGGGGTACTCGAACCCCGTCACGGTGTTCGCGAACATCGAGCAGATCACGAAGCACGTCGCCCGGAACATCGCGAAGCAGGGGCCGAAGACCGAGCCGAACCAGTGCGACCCCGACGCCTGGGTGTACGACATCGGCGAGAACTCCGACTGCTCGGTCGACGCGATGATCAGCGACAACGTGCGCGACCTCTGCGACCTGTTCCGGATGACCCCGACCGCGAAGGCGTCGTTCGCCACGAAGTACGTCAACCGCGAGCTGCTCGACTGGGACCCGATGGGTCGCACCCGCATCCGGTTCTCGCTCATGCCGCACGAGACCGCGAAGGTCACGGACATCCGCACGAGTCCGATCGCGGAACGCATCGCCGCGGTGAACGACTTCGTCGACGCCGGGTACGAGGTGCACCTGAACTTCTCGCCGGTCATCCTCACGCCGACGTGGGAGTCCGATTGGGCGGAGCTGCTGCGACAGGTCGACGACGTGCTCTCCCCGGCGTCGAAGGCGCAACTCGCGGCCGAGGTCATCTTCCTCACGCACAACGAGCCGCTGCACGAGGTCAACCTCGGCTGGCACCCCAAGGCGGAGGACCTGCTGTGGCGGCCGGACCTGCAGGAGCAGAAGGTCTCACAGAACGGCGCCGTCAACGTCCGGTACCGCTCGGGGATGAAGGGCCAGCTCGTCGAGCGGTTCCGGGAGCTCGTGGCCGAGCACCTGCCGAGCTGCCGCATCCGGTACGCGTTCTGACGGCGAGCGGCGAGCGGCGAGCGGCGAACAGCGAACGCCCGCACCGCCGAGCGGTACGGGCGTCAGCGCAACGGGCGGATCAGTTGCCCGTCAGCTTGTCCTTGGCCTTCTCGGTCTCGAGACGACCCTCGCCCATGACCTGGTCCTTCTGACCCTGGTGCTTGAGCTCGTCGTCGTCGGTGTGCTTGCCGACCGCTTCCTCGACCTTGCCGACGACCTTCTGGGTGACGTCCTTCGCCTTGTCTCCGAGCGACATGGTGTCTTCCTTCCTCCGGGAACCGCCGAGGGTCCCCGGCGCCTGTGCCACGAACACAACCAGCCGCGATCGTGTGGCTCGCGGCCGGGCCGCAGGTTCGTGTCCCCCGATTGGTTCGAACGGGGTACGGATCGCGCCGCACCGCACCGGCTCGGCCCCGAGGGAGCATGCTGGCGCAACAGATGTCGTCCCAGCCCCGGACCGATCATCG
This is a stretch of genomic DNA from Curtobacterium sp. 458. It encodes these proteins:
- a CDS encoding CsbD family protein; the protein is MSLGDKAKDVTQKVVGKVEEAVGKHTDDDELKHQGQKDQVMGEGRLETEKAKDKLTGN
- a CDS encoding spore photoproduct lyase family protein, which encodes MSEARTRPMLDVRRIYAEDAALELPRGQEVLGRWPDAEIVPVASHWNIPEVHGDERNVQRWVRIKTEALVLGVKKSLITRPNGRSADFIAPSTANGCAMACAYCYVPRRKGYSNPVTVFANIEQITKHVARNIAKQGPKTEPNQCDPDAWVYDIGENSDCSVDAMISDNVRDLCDLFRMTPTAKASFATKYVNRELLDWDPMGRTRIRFSLMPHETAKVTDIRTSPIAERIAAVNDFVDAGYEVHLNFSPVILTPTWESDWAELLRQVDDVLSPASKAQLAAEVIFLTHNEPLHEVNLGWHPKAEDLLWRPDLQEQKVSQNGAVNVRYRSGMKGQLVERFRELVAEHLPSCRIRYAF
- a CDS encoding biopolymer transporter Tol, which encodes MTAEPDDHFFVVDGRRWRRTDPAIPEDVAAALRSHLGRGRNAVKQAKRSGDEDALAAARHRNGLAKHGLGERGPEWWTRPESERAADARRALDELDALDALDGDRS